One window of the Peptacetobacter hiranonis genome contains the following:
- the nth gene encoding endonuclease III — protein MGKSSEEIKEILDLLEIQYPDAECELHYTTPFELLVATILSAQCTDVRVNKVTDEMFKVCNTPKQFADLSEEEIGEMIKTCGLYKSKAKKIKMTSEILYNDYNSEVPDSLEELIKLPGVGRKTAGVVLSNAFGHPAIPVDTHVFRIVNRIGIVETSTPEKTEFELMKVLPKERWSKAHHLFIFLGRRMCKARKPECTDCPIKKHCNYFLEIVK, from the coding sequence ATGGGAAAAAGTAGTGAAGAGATAAAAGAAATTTTAGATTTATTAGAGATTCAGTATCCTGATGCTGAGTGCGAGTTGCATTATACGACTCCTTTTGAATTGTTAGTTGCGACAATTCTTTCTGCTCAGTGTACGGACGTTAGAGTGAATAAGGTAACAGATGAAATGTTTAAGGTTTGCAATACACCAAAACAGTTTGCAGATCTTTCTGAGGAAGAAATAGGAGAAATGATAAAAACTTGTGGTCTTTATAAAAGTAAAGCTAAAAAGATAAAGATGACATCAGAAATTTTATACAATGATTATAATTCAGAGGTTCCAGACTCTTTAGAAGAGCTTATAAAACTTCCAGGAGTTGGAAGAAAAACTGCAGGAGTTGTTTTAAGTAATGCATTTGGACATCCTGCAATTCCAGTAGATACTCATGTTTTTAGAATAGTAAATAGAATAGGAATTGTTGAAACATCTACACCAGAAAAGACAGAATTTGAGCTTATGAAAGTTCTTCCTAAGGAAAGATGGTCAAAAGCACATCATTTATTTATCTTTTTAGGAAGAAGAATGTGTAAAGCTAGAAAGCCAGAATGTACCGACTGCCCGATAAAAAAGCATTGTAATTATTTTTTAGAGATAGTAAAATAA
- a CDS encoding DegV family protein, whose translation MSKIKIICDSLCDLDKSIVEQNDIEMIPLTVIIGEKEYRDGIDISKDDFYKMLRNENVYPKTSQVTYGQFKEIFGKYNNDEDTSILYIAASSSATGTCQSAIMAKNDMSGDIRVFDSQQVCYGIARYVIEAIKLREEGKTIDEIVEALEAMKEKVFVMFCTDTLEYLQKGGRISSTKAAIGNILNIKPILYVKDGLVSQLSQVRGKRNLVSKMVELTKDECGELSGQTVYVGYTDNDEDEIKKFMDCVKEELHPDNIELFQIGTGIGTHSGPGAMGIICLKK comes from the coding sequence ATGAGCAAAATAAAAATAATATGCGATAGTCTTTGTGATTTAGACAAAAGCATAGTAGAGCAGAATGATATAGAAATGATACCACTAACTGTAATAATCGGGGAAAAAGAATATAGAGATGGTATAGATATTTCAAAAGATGATTTTTATAAAATGTTAAGAAATGAAAATGTATATCCAAAAACTTCTCAGGTAACATATGGACAGTTTAAAGAAATATTTGGAAAATATAACAATGATGAGGATACTAGTATACTATATATAGCTGCTTCTTCTTCAGCAACAGGGACTTGCCAGAGTGCAATAATGGCAAAAAATGATATGTCTGGAGATATAAGAGTTTTTGATTCTCAGCAGGTTTGTTATGGTATAGCTAGATATGTTATAGAAGCAATTAAGTTAAGAGAAGAAGGAAAAACTATAGATGAAATAGTAGAAGCGCTTGAAGCTATGAAAGAAAAAGTATTTGTAATGTTCTGTACAGATACGCTTGAATACCTTCAGAAAGGTGGAAGAATTTCTTCTACTAAGGCTGCTATAGGAAATATACTAAATATCAAACCTATATTATATGTAAAAGATGGTTTAGTATCACAGTTATCACAGGTAAGAGGTAAGAGAAATTTAGTATCTAAAATGGTAGAATTGACAAAGGATGAATGTGGTGAACTTTCAGGACAGACTGTATATGTGGGATATACTGATAACGATGAAGATGAAATAAAGAAATTTATGGATTGTGTAAAAGAAGAACTTCATCCAGATAATATAGAGTTATTCCAGATAGGAACAGGAATAGGAACTCATTCAGGACCTGGAGCAATGGGAATTATTTGTTTAAAGAAATAG
- a CDS encoding BMP family ABC transporter substrate-binding protein, whose amino-acid sequence MRLKKFIISSLSAIMIATSLSGCGMISKEKEKEEPVSDLVNVTLLTDAEGGAGEALISSARAGLEEAESGLGIDGRFIKCSSKDDIKSNIEVLVKGGKTALIIGAGPRFESIISVYAQKYPNQDFALIDATVDGDMPKNLTTITFDDERSGFIAGFIAGKMTAKNKVGYISGTSGSSENAYRQGFEKGLKKANDKNPEIISRNVNIYESYEDAKNAFVDVEYYGADILFAPTEDDSKAAIDSINSNYSKIIAVNKDQYHYSKDKVVASITKSYSKAVYDLCAMVYDGGDSFKGGKNTQYGVAEKAIALAPSTENTVPPDVLSYLSKALKEEYSGSN is encoded by the coding sequence ATGAGGTTAAAAAAATTTATAATTTCATCTCTTTCGGCTATTATGATTGCTACTAGTCTTAGCGGATGCGGCATGATTAGCAAGGAAAAAGAAAAAGAAGAGCCAGTATCAGATTTAGTGAATGTAACTCTTTTAACTGATGCAGAAGGTGGCGCAGGGGAAGCACTTATTTCATCAGCAAGAGCAGGACTTGAAGAGGCTGAATCTGGTCTTGGTATAGATGGAAGATTTATAAAATGTTCAAGCAAAGATGATATAAAGAGTAATATAGAGGTTCTTGTAAAAGGTGGAAAAACTGCTCTAATAATAGGTGCAGGACCTAGATTTGAAAGTATAATAAGTGTGTATGCTCAAAAATATCCCAACCAAGACTTTGCATTAATAGATGCTACAGTAGATGGAGATATGCCTAAAAATTTAACTACTATAACATTTGATGATGAAAGATCTGGATTTATAGCAGGATTTATAGCTGGAAAAATGACAGCTAAGAATAAAGTTGGATATATAAGTGGAACGAGTGGAAGCAGTGAAAATGCGTATAGACAGGGATTTGAAAAAGGTCTAAAAAAAGCAAATGATAAAAATCCAGAAATAATATCAAGAAATGTAAATATTTATGAATCATATGAGGATGCAAAAAATGCATTTGTAGATGTAGAATATTATGGAGCTGATATATTATTTGCTCCTACAGAAGACGACTCAAAGGCAGCTATAGATTCTATTAATAGCAATTATTCAAAAATTATAGCAGTAAACAAGGATCAGTATCATTATTCTAAAGATAAGGTAGTTGCATCAATAACAAAAAGTTACTCAAAAGCTGTTTATGATTTATGTGCAATGGTATATGATGGAGGAGATTCTTTTAAAGGTGGAAAAAATACTCAGTATGGTGTAGCTGAAAAGGCAATAGCATTGGCGCCATCTACAGAAAATACAGTTCCGCCAGATGTTCTTAGCTATTTGAGCAAGGCATTAAAAGAAGAATACTCTGGATCTAATTAG
- a CDS encoding nucleoside kinase: protein MGVIEVKVDGKIEKFERKNRDYLLLSEIADEFNEAHDGVVTAAIKGKSICDLYEKVYNGEEVELLDFYNEDGARVYFRGLSFVFITACRKLYEKVEVTVEHSLSNGVYYSMDIGRELTDKDIEDIKNKMRNIVAEDCPIKKVVMDKLDAGQIFRILSREDKAELIENKDEENAKIYVCEGYIDHFYGMMPPSTKYMDVFDVVKYKKGVVLMGPSEDDALVPEKFIDQPKLSNIYDESEDWAAKLGVMNVIDLNRIIESGESGDVIRTVEALHEKKISQIADMIKERNSRVILIAAPSSSGKTSFAHRLSIQMRVSGVKSRAISLDDYFIEREHTPRKADGSYDYESINAIDVEKFNEDMNTLLSGGEIEIIRYDFKTGKRVFTGEMMSIGENESIIIEGIHGLNPKLTAHIDDSKKFRIYISALTQINLDSHNRIPTTDLRLIRRIVRDSNFRGYSAEETIKSWKNVREGEKENIFPYQEEADAMFNSACVYEISVLKKYVEPLLKEVDPESVEYIEAARILSFIQYFAMIEDVSDIPSTSIVREFIGGSKIV from the coding sequence ATGGGAGTAATAGAAGTTAAAGTTGACGGAAAAATTGAAAAATTTGAAAGAAAAAATAGAGATTATTTACTTCTTTCTGAAATAGCAGATGAGTTTAATGAAGCACATGATGGAGTTGTAACTGCAGCGATAAAAGGGAAATCTATTTGTGATTTATACGAAAAGGTATATAACGGTGAAGAGGTAGAGCTTTTAGATTTTTATAATGAAGATGGCGCTAGAGTGTACTTTAGAGGTCTTTCTTTTGTATTTATAACAGCTTGCAGAAAACTTTATGAAAAAGTTGAAGTTACAGTAGAACATTCTTTATCAAATGGTGTCTACTATAGTATGGATATAGGTAGAGAACTGACAGATAAAGATATAGAAGATATAAAAAATAAAATGAGAAATATAGTAGCTGAAGATTGTCCAATTAAAAAGGTTGTAATGGATAAATTGGATGCTGGACAGATTTTTAGAATACTTAGCAGAGAAGATAAAGCAGAACTTATAGAAAATAAGGATGAAGAGAATGCAAAAATATATGTGTGTGAGGGCTATATAGATCATTTTTATGGAATGATGCCACCTTCTACAAAATATATGGATGTATTTGATGTAGTTAAATACAAAAAAGGTGTCGTTCTTATGGGGCCATCAGAAGATGATGCACTAGTTCCAGAGAAGTTTATAGATCAGCCTAAGCTATCAAATATTTACGATGAGTCTGAAGATTGGGCGGCAAAATTAGGTGTAATGAATGTAATAGATTTAAATAGAATAATTGAATCTGGAGAATCAGGAGATGTTATAAGAACTGTTGAAGCACTTCATGAAAAGAAGATTTCTCAGATTGCCGATATGATAAAGGAAAGAAATAGTAGAGTTATTTTAATAGCAGCTCCTTCATCATCAGGAAAGACAAGCTTTGCACATAGGCTTTCTATTCAGATGAGAGTTAGTGGTGTAAAATCTAGAGCAATTTCATTAGATGACTACTTTATAGAAAGAGAGCATACTCCTCGTAAGGCAGATGGTTCTTATGATTATGAATCTATAAATGCTATAGATGTTGAAAAATTTAATGAAGATATGAATACACTTCTAAGTGGTGGAGAAATTGAGATAATCAGATATGACTTTAAAACTGGTAAAAGAGTGTTTACTGGAGAGATGATGTCTATTGGAGAAAATGAATCTATAATAATCGAGGGAATACATGGACTAAATCCTAAATTAACTGCTCATATAGATGATAGTAAAAAGTTCAGAATATATATAAGTGCATTAACTCAGATAAATCTTGATTCTCATAATAGAATACCTACAACAGATTTAAGGCTTATAAGAAGAATTGTAAGGGATTCTAATTTTAGAGGATATAGTGCAGAAGAAACTATAAAGAGTTGGAAGAATGTAAGAGAAGGTGAAAAAGAAAATATATTCCCTTATCAGGAGGAAGCTGATGCTATGTTTAACTCAGCATGTGTATACGAAATCTCAGTATTGAAGAAATATGTTGAGCCACTTTTAAAGGAAGTAGATCCAGAAAGTGTTGAATATATAGAAGCAGCTAGAATTTTAAGCTTTATACAATACTTTGCTATGATAGAGGATGTTTCTGATATACCATCAACATCTATTGTTAGAGAATTTATTGGAGGAAGCAAAATAGTTTAA
- a CDS encoding winged helix-turn-helix domain-containing protein, producing the protein MKEVMVLRDLECIKAVAHPKRIEILNQFENSPLSAKQLSEILEEPHAKINYHIKMLYKVGILDLVEEKIKSGIVEKYYYPTAKSIEIGKNVFNFSLAGKIEGETDEFYVNKFEDVSEAFFNAAEAGKLSGSNIEDFHNVELSKEEAEEIKETLRAKLEEISARANRDADRERYEVAFVSIPEK; encoded by the coding sequence ATGAAAGAGGTAATGGTTTTAAGAGATTTAGAATGCATAAAAGCTGTAGCGCATCCAAAAAGAATAGAAATATTAAACCAGTTCGAAAATTCTCCACTATCTGCTAAACAATTGTCAGAAATTTTAGAAGAACCTCATGCAAAAATAAACTACCATATAAAGATGCTTTATAAGGTGGGGATATTAGATTTAGTAGAGGAAAAAATAAAATCAGGAATAGTTGAAAAATACTATTATCCAACAGCTAAAAGTATAGAGATAGGGAAGAATGTTTTTAATTTTTCATTAGCAGGAAAAATTGAAGGGGAAACTGATGAGTTCTATGTAAATAAGTTTGAAGATGTTAGCGAAGCGTTTTTCAATGCTGCTGAAGCTGGAAAATTAAGTGGATCTAATATAGAAGATTTCCACAATGTAGAATTATCAAAAGAGGAAGCTGAAGAAATAAAAGAAACTCTTCGTGCCAAACTAGAGGAAATATCAGCTAGAGCAAACAGAGATGCTGATAGAGAACGTTATGAAGTGGCTTTTGTTTCTATACCAGAGAAATAA
- a CDS encoding MerR family transcriptional regulator: MKNFRENEIIKLTVSQFAKLHNVNKRTLHYYDEIGIFSPDYKGENGYRYYDYMQGVDFEYIKMLKELNMGLDEIKRYIDNPNEEDFKEIAEVKIKEIDQEIRTLNRRREVLEDKLNKLNKCDDLRKKNSVKVIECEEQKFFYTPFKFEDDDLKQLISHIKDVWTVDEYCKGIGSFISVDKIQRGEFEEYDGLFIEMLDDMESKNTKNTIIKPKGKYICAYHMGDWDTLPDFYDEIVEYAEENNLTLVGYSFEIGMNDFAISDMEDYITQIMIRVEENNINSVK, from the coding sequence ATGAAAAATTTTAGAGAAAATGAAATAATAAAATTAACGGTGTCTCAATTTGCAAAATTACACAATGTAAATAAGAGAACTCTGCACTATTATGACGAGATTGGAATTTTTTCTCCAGATTATAAAGGAGAGAATGGTTATAGATATTACGATTATATGCAGGGCGTAGATTTTGAGTATATAAAGATGTTAAAAGAGCTAAATATGGGACTTGATGAGATAAAAAGATATATAGATAATCCAAATGAGGAAGATTTCAAAGAAATAGCTGAAGTGAAGATAAAAGAGATAGATCAGGAAATAAGAACATTAAATAGAAGAAGGGAAGTACTTGAGGATAAGTTAAATAAATTAAATAAATGTGATGATTTAAGGAAAAAGAATTCTGTAAAAGTTATTGAATGTGAAGAGCAAAAATTTTTCTACACACCATTTAAGTTTGAAGATGACGATTTAAAGCAGTTAATATCACATATAAAAGATGTTTGGACTGTTGACGAGTATTGCAAAGGAATAGGAAGTTTTATATCTGTAGATAAGATACAAAGGGGAGAGTTTGAAGAGTACGATGGGCTTTTTATTGAGATGCTAGATGATATGGAGTCTAAAAATACTAAAAATACAATAATCAAGCCAAAAGGAAAATATATTTGTGCGTATCATATGGGTGATTGGGATACACTGCCAGATTTTTATGATGAAATTGTAGAATACGCAGAAGAAAATAATCTAACACTTGTTGGATATTCTTTTGAAATAGGAATGAACGACTTTGCTATTTCAGATATGGAGGATTATATTACTCAAATTATGATAAGAGTTGAAGAAAATAACATCAATAGTGTAAAATAA
- the queG gene encoding tRNA epoxyqueuosine(34) reductase QueG, translating to MLIKDGFEGIEKKSRNDIVKSIFLEYGVECCGIAPVKFGNEIREILQKRADENHLSGMEESDIDKRLDATLIMEDAKSIIVAAFPYYCGENNDSNISCYCRGYDYHLVIRGIMNNICEKIQEKFSNGENCTNENSIKMEIFVDNGPLVDRYLAYISGIGFWGMNGSIITDKYGSYVFIGYIVTNLDIEKDVPLEKTCLKCGKCIKSCPGNALLEGYDMDAKKCLSYITQKKGELSDDEKNIIKENKIIFGCDMCQKVCPHNKNIEMTNIEEFKNDLIEKLDLEEINRISNKEFKRRYYNRAFSWRGKGIIKRNLEILEED from the coding sequence TTGTTAATTAAAGATGGTTTTGAAGGTATAGAGAAAAAATCGAGAAACGATATTGTGAAATCAATTTTTTTAGAGTATGGAGTTGAGTGTTGTGGAATTGCTCCAGTAAAATTTGGAAATGAGATTAGAGAGATTTTGCAAAAGAGAGCAGATGAGAATCATCTTAGCGGTATGGAAGAGAGTGATATAGATAAAAGGCTTGATGCTACTTTGATAATGGAGGATGCTAAGTCGATAATAGTTGCAGCTTTTCCATATTATTGTGGAGAGAATAATGATTCTAATATTTCCTGTTATTGTAGAGGATACGATTATCATTTAGTAATTAGGGGTATAATGAACAATATCTGTGAAAAAATACAGGAAAAATTTTCTAATGGAGAAAATTGTACAAATGAAAATTCTATAAAAATGGAGATATTTGTAGATAATGGGCCGTTAGTTGACAGGTATTTGGCTTATATTTCAGGGATAGGATTTTGGGGGATGAATGGCAGTATAATAACTGATAAATATGGATCATATGTTTTTATTGGTTATATTGTTACTAATCTAGACATAGAAAAAGATGTTCCTTTGGAAAAGACCTGTTTAAAATGTGGAAAATGTATAAAAAGCTGTCCAGGAAATGCACTTCTTGAAGGATATGATATGGATGCTAAGAAATGTCTTTCTTATATAACACAAAAGAAAGGCGAACTTAGTGACGATGAAAAGAATATAATCAAGGAAAATAAAATTATTTTTGGATGTGATATGTGTCAAAAGGTATGTCCTCATAATAAGAATATTGAAATGACAAATATTGAAGAATTTAAAAATGATTTAATTGAAAAGCTTGATTTAGAGGAGATAAATCGGATATCAAATAAAGAATTTAAAAGAAGATATTATAATAGAGCATTTTCTTGGAGAGGAAAGGGAATTATAAAGAGAAATCTTGAGATATTGGAGGAAGATTAA
- a CDS encoding deoxyribonuclease IV, whose product MFTIGAHVSIAKGFKKAAQISVDIGANTFQFFSRNPRGGNAKEFNEKDMAAFQKIREENNFGKLLAHAPYTMNLAAANEDTYEFAKMVIREDVKRMDSIGVEYICFHPGSHVGGGVEEGTRKIIEGLNQAITGDENITVLLETMSGKGTEIGRSFEEIRAIIDGVEHNERMGVCMDTCHIFSAGYDIVNDLDGVLDEFDRVIGLDRLKTIHLNDSMMPFGKNKDRHAGIGEGEIGMKALLEVVNHPKLRDIPFFLETPYDDEGHGREIAMLKENR is encoded by the coding sequence ATGTTTACTATAGGTGCACATGTTTCAATAGCAAAAGGATTTAAAAAGGCAGCTCAGATTTCAGTAGATATCGGAGCTAATACGTTCCAGTTTTTCAGTAGAAATCCAAGAGGTGGTAATGCAAAAGAATTTAATGAAAAGGATATGGCGGCATTTCAGAAGATTAGAGAGGAAAATAATTTTGGAAAATTATTAGCACATGCTCCATATACTATGAATTTAGCAGCTGCAAATGAAGATACTTATGAATTTGCAAAGATGGTTATTAGAGAAGATGTTAAGAGAATGGATTCAATAGGTGTTGAATACATTTGTTTCCATCCAGGAAGTCATGTAGGTGGTGGAGTTGAAGAAGGTACTAGAAAGATAATAGAAGGTCTTAATCAGGCTATAACTGGAGATGAGAATATAACTGTACTTCTTGAAACTATGTCTGGAAAAGGTACTGAGATAGGAAGAAGTTTTGAAGAAATAAGAGCTATAATCGATGGTGTTGAGCATAATGAGAGAATGGGAGTATGTATGGATACTTGTCATATATTCTCTGCAGGATACGATATAGTCAATGATTTGGATGGGGTTTTAGACGAGTTTGATAGAGTTATTGGTCTTGATAGATTAAAGACTATACACCTAAATGATAGTATGATGCCTTTTGGAAAGAATAAGGATAGACATGCTGGAATAGGCGAAGGAGAGATTGGGATGAAGGCTCTTTTAGAGGTTGTTAATCATCCTAAATTAAGAGATATTCCGTTCTTCTTAGAAACACCTTATGATGATGAGGGACATGGAAGAGAAATTGCAATGCTAAAAGAAAATAGATAA
- the lepB gene encoding signal peptidase I, translated as MKLLSKKDKNENKNAEKENKGAFSFVKEWVGILVTALIIAGVVVQFVRPTRVDGESMLSTLQDRDYLIVNTIKYRLGDPKRGDIIIFDTDMPLDGYSDLSVETRNPLRRAMDFILHDDSRGKDLVKRVIGVGGDHIQISNGEVRVNGEVIDEPYLDEGMYTEGDVDVVVPEGKVFAMGDNRVNSLDSRFPEVGLIDEKDIMGHVMLRLFPMSSFGFVD; from the coding sequence ATGAAGCTTTTGAGTAAAAAAGATAAAAACGAAAATAAAAATGCAGAAAAAGAAAATAAAGGTGCTTTTTCTTTTGTAAAAGAGTGGGTAGGTATACTAGTTACAGCTCTTATAATAGCTGGTGTAGTTGTTCAGTTTGTTAGACCTACAAGAGTTGATGGAGAGTCAATGCTTTCTACACTTCAGGACAGAGATTATCTAATAGTTAATACTATAAAATATAGATTAGGAGATCCAAAGAGAGGGGATATTATAATATTTGATACAGATATGCCACTTGATGGATACTCAGATTTATCAGTTGAAACAAGAAATCCTCTTAGAAGAGCTATGGACTTTATTCTTCACGATGACAGTAGAGGTAAGGACCTTGTTAAAAGGGTAATCGGTGTTGGTGGAGACCATATACAGATATCTAATGGTGAGGTAAGAGTAAATGGTGAAGTAATAGATGAGCCTTATTTAGATGAAGGAATGTACACAGAAGGAGATGTTGATGTTGTAGTTCCTGAGGGTAAGGTATTTGCAATGGGAGATAATAGAGTAAATAGTTTAGACAGTAGATTCCCAGAAGTTGGTTTAATAGATGAAAAAGATATAATGGGCCATGTTATGCTTAGACTATTCCCAATGTCTAGCTTTGGCTTTGTAGATTAA
- a CDS encoding RsmF rRNA methyltransferase first C-terminal domain-containing protein, with translation MNLPERFLNDVKELLGDEFDDFIKSYEQKKTTAIRVNTMKMEKDRLKGLLDCNTEDIPWAEEGLYYDEDECKPGRNPLHDSGAYYLQEPSAMSVVPKADIQEGDIVLDMCAAPGGKSTYILSKLNNTGLLVSNEINATRIKALGENLERFGAANAIITNTDSKGLLKVFEGYFDKVIIDAPCSGEGMFRKDQVAIDDWSYAKVIECRDIQHEIIRDGYKMLKNGGTLVYSTCTFAKEEDEDIIDGFAEEFENAEVVLKERLWPHKVKGEGHFVAKIIKHDEEDCSVKPAKFKKLDKELKDFRDFEKKFLNIKLDGDFFIRGENLYLMPKNSPDTKKIKLLRQGLHLGELKKNRFEPSHALAHYLKKEDVKNFADFKFDSDEIKAYMSGDVINTGESRGWIIVGVEGVSLGWGKESGGVIKNRYPKGLRRKIQL, from the coding sequence ATGAATTTACCAGAAAGATTTTTAAATGATGTTAAGGAGCTTTTAGGGGATGAGTTTGACGATTTTATAAAAAGCTACGAGCAGAAAAAAACTACTGCTATAAGAGTAAATACAATGAAAATGGAAAAGGATAGATTAAAAGGTCTTTTAGATTGTAATACAGAGGATATTCCTTGGGCAGAGGAAGGTCTTTATTATGACGAAGATGAGTGCAAGCCAGGAAGAAATCCACTTCACGACTCAGGTGCATACTACTTACAGGAGCCTTCTGCAATGAGTGTTGTACCAAAGGCTGATATACAAGAAGGAGATATAGTTCTTGATATGTGTGCAGCACCTGGAGGAAAATCTACATATATATTATCAAAGTTAAATAATACAGGACTTCTAGTATCTAATGAGATAAATGCGACTAGAATAAAGGCACTTGGAGAAAATCTTGAAAGATTTGGAGCAGCCAATGCGATAATAACTAACACAGATTCTAAGGGGTTATTAAAAGTATTTGAAGGTTATTTTGATAAGGTTATAATAGATGCGCCTTGTTCTGGAGAAGGTATGTTTAGAAAAGATCAGGTTGCAATCGACGATTGGAGCTATGCAAAGGTAATAGAATGTAGAGATATTCAGCATGAAATAATTAGAGATGGATATAAAATGCTTAAAAATGGAGGAACTTTAGTCTATTCAACTTGTACTTTTGCAAAGGAAGAGGACGAAGATATAATCGACGGATTTGCAGAAGAATTTGAAAATGCAGAGGTTGTATTAAAGGAAAGATTATGGCCACATAAGGTAAAAGGAGAAGGTCACTTTGTAGCTAAGATAATAAAACATGATGAAGAGGATTGTAGTGTAAAGCCAGCTAAATTCAAAAAATTAGACAAAGAGCTAAAAGACTTTAGAGATTTTGAAAAAAAATTCTTAAATATAAAACTAGATGGAGACTTCTTTATAAGAGGAGAAAATTTATATCTAATGCCTAAAAATTCTCCTGATACTAAAAAGATAAAATTATTAAGACAGGGATTACATCTTGGTGAGTTAAAGAAAAATAGATTTGAGCCTTCTCATGCATTAGCTCACTACCTTAAAAAAGAAGATGTTAAAAACTTTGCTGATTTTAAATTCGACTCAGATGAGATAAAAGCTTATATGAGTGGTGATGTAATTAATACAGGAGAGTCTAGAGGATGGATAATTGTAGGTGTTGAAGGTGTTTCTCTGGGTTGGGGAAAAGAGTCTGGAGGAGTTATAAAGAACAGATATCCTAAGGGACTTAGAAGAAAAATTCAACTTTAG
- a CDS encoding RusA family crossover junction endodeoxyribonuclease, translated as MIKLVIPGRPISKSNFKLHNVNGQAWMPAKGKYSKYLAYENMIAGYVNQQYQGEQIEENLITVMKLYFPNKKMGDLHNYPKSICDGLEKSGIIKNDKQLKPVMLFDFIDKENPRVEIELYPASEYAIEYNIVKK; from the coding sequence ATGATAAAACTGGTAATACCTGGTAGACCAATAAGTAAATCCAACTTCAAACTACACAACGTAAACGGACAGGCTTGGATGCCAGCAAAAGGTAAATATTCAAAATATCTAGCTTACGAAAACATGATTGCAGGATACGTAAACCAACAATATCAAGGTGAACAAATAGAAGAAAACCTAATAACAGTCATGAAACTATACTTCCCAAACAAAAAAATGGGAGATCTTCACAACTATCCAAAAAGCATCTGTGACGGACTAGAAAAAAGCGGAATAATAAAAAATGACAAACAACTAAAACCTGTAATGCTATTTGACTTCATAGACAAAGAAAACCCTAGAGTAGAAATAGAACTATACCCCGCATCAGAATACGCTATAGAATACAACATAGTAAAAAAATAG
- a CDS encoding tRNA (cytidine(34)-2'-O)-methyltransferase, whose translation MAVNIVLVEPEIPHNTGNIIRTCAVTGAKLHLVKPLGFELTDKHLKRCGLDYWDIADVKIYENFEELEAQYPDAQYVLGTSKVKRTHTDVEYKDGCFLVFGSETKGLSKEIIERHIEDCARIPMLDLERARCLNLSNAVAVMTYEALRQLDYPGMR comes from the coding sequence ATGGCAGTTAATATAGTTTTGGTTGAGCCTGAAATACCACATAATACAGGCAATATAATAAGAACATGTGCAGTTACAGGGGCAAAATTACATCTTGTAAAACCTTTAGGGTTTGAATTAACAGATAAACATCTTAAAAGATGTGGTCTTGATTATTGGGATATAGCAGATGTTAAGATATATGAAAACTTTGAAGAATTAGAAGCTCAGTATCCAGATGCACAGTATGTTTTGGGGACAAGTAAAGTTAAAAGAACTCATACTGATGTAGAGTATAAAGATGGATGTTTTCTTGTTTTTGGAAGCGAAACAAAAGGCTTATCTAAGGAAATAATAGAAAGACATATAGAAGATTGCGCAAGAATACCAATGCTTGATTTAGAAAGAGCTAGATGTTTAAATCTTTCTAATGCTGTTGCGGTTATGACGTACGAAGCACTTAGACAGCTAGATTACCCAGGAATGAGATAA